A segment of the Hypnocyclicus thermotrophus genome:
TCAGATGCATCATTTCAAAAAGAAATATTAAAAAAATTAAAAAAACTAATTATGATTGATAAATTAACTGGGATACCAAATAGAAGATATTTTGAGGCTCAATTTGATAGTAAGCTTTTAAATTATAAAAAAACTAATATTAAATTTGCTATTGCAATACTTGATATTGATCAATTTAAAAAAGTAAATGATATTTATGGACATGATGTTGGAGATAAAATTTTAAAAATAATTTCAAATACTTTAATTAGTAATATTGAACCTACTGAAGTAGTTGCTAGATTTGGTGGTGAAGAATTTATGCTTCTGTTAAACGAAAATAACTTAGATAAATTGATATTTAAAATAGATAAGATAAGAACTCTTATAGAAAATTCAGGATTTAAAGTAAAAAAAGATGAAAAAGAATTTGAAGTAAAAGTAACTGTCACAATTGGCGCTACCATAATAGAAAAAAATGATGATTTTGATTCGGTATATTCAAAAATAGATAAATTTCTTTATGAAGGAAAAAATTCAGGGCGAAATATATCTATAGTTAAATAGAAAGGATTTATTTATGATATATTTTAAACTTTTTTTAACATTTTTAAAAATATCAAGTTTTAGTTTTGGTGGTGGTCTTGCGATGCTTCCAATTATTGAAAAAGAAGTAGTAAAAAATGGTTGGTTAAGCACAAAAGAATTTCTTGATATTGTTGTTGTATCTCAAATGACTCCAGGCCCTATAGTAGTTAATTCTGCTACGTATGTAGGTAATAGTATAGCTGGTATTCCAGGGGCTATTTTTGCTACCTTTGGGGTTATTTTACCATCTTTAATTATTATAATATCCTTAGCCAATTTACTTAGAACTCTCGAAAACAATTATTATAAAAAAAGTTTTTTTATGAGCCTAAGACCTGTAATTATATCATTAATATTATATGCAGGTATAATTATAGCTAAAAACACCTATTTTATTAATTCAAAAATAAATTATATTTCAATAATACTTACTCTAGTTTGCTTATATTTAATAAAAAAAACAAACATACATCCAATTTCTATTATATTAATATCAGCAATCATAGGAATAATAATTTTTTAGTTTATATAAATAATAAATAAAAATCATGGTTTTTAACCATGATTTTTATTTTAAATATACTCTCATCAAAAGATCGCCCGCTTTTATTTTACCCGTTTTTTTCTCTATTTTATCTACTTTTTCCATATTCGCTATTACAACTGGTGTACATATAGATTTTGCATTTTCTTTTATATAATTCAAATCATATTTTATAAGTTTTTCACCTTTTTTTATTTTTTCTCCTTCTTTTAATTTGGTAAATCCTTTTCCTTTTAAACTTACTGTATCAATTCCAAAATGAATAATAAGTTCTAATTCTTGTATTTCTATAGATATAGCATGTAAAGTGTCAAATATACTTGATAATTCAGAATTACAAGGAGCATAAATAATAGAACTATTCTCCTCTGGTATTATCCCAACTCCATCACCTATTACTCCAGCTGCAAACGCTTCATCTGGTATTTCTTCTAAGCTTATAATCTCTCCATCTATTGGTGAAGATATATCTACAACTTTTATTTTATTTTTTGTTTGATTAAAATATTTAAATAATTTATTTAATAGATTCATCTTATCCTCCATCTTTTTGATTTTTTAATTAAATTATACTTTATATTTTTCATTTGTCAATTAATTTAATTTTTTTATTTTTTCAATTAAATTTAAACTATCAAATGGTTTTGAAACAAACTCATTTATCCCTACTTCTTTTGCTATTTTTTTTATATTTGAAAATCCTGCCATTGTACTTACTAATATAATTTTTACATTAGGCATTCTTTTCTTTATTTTTCTACTAGCTTCTATTCCGTTTATTTTAGGCATATTCATATCCATAGTAATTATATCTGGTTCAAATAAAAATGCCTTGTCTATTGCTTCTTTTCCATTACTAGCTTCTGTTACTATTTCATACCCATTTTTTTCTAAAATTTCTCTTATTTCTTCTCTTATATAAAATAAATCATCTACTATCATTACTTTTTTCCCCATACTATCACTACCCTCAATCTTTTTTATTATTTTT
Coding sequences within it:
- a CDS encoding sensor domain-containing diguanylate cyclase encodes the protein MIENFPKEILEKFYEGIYFVDNNRKILYWNKGAEDISGYKAEEVINKHCFDNILMHVDNTGNQLCKNGCPLHKTLQDHQYRETKVYLHHKNGHRVPVYIRTFPMFDNNNQIIGALEIFSDASFQKEILKKLKKLIMIDKLTGIPNRRYFEAQFDSKLLNYKKTNIKFAIAILDIDQFKKVNDIYGHDVGDKILKIISNTLISNIEPTEVVARFGGEEFMLLLNENNLDKLIFKIDKIRTLIENSGFKVKKDEKEFEVKVTVTIGATIIEKNDDFDSVYSKIDKFLYEGKNSGRNISIVK
- a CDS encoding chromate transporter yields the protein MIYFKLFLTFLKISSFSFGGGLAMLPIIEKEVVKNGWLSTKEFLDIVVVSQMTPGPIVVNSATYVGNSIAGIPGAIFATFGVILPSLIIIISLANLLRTLENNYYKKSFFMSLRPVIISLILYAGIIIAKNTYFINSKINYISIILTLVCLYLIKKTNIHPISIILISAIIGIIIF
- a CDS encoding PTS sugar transporter subunit IIA produces the protein MNLLNKLFKYFNQTKNKIKVVDISSPIDGEIISLEEIPDEAFAAGVIGDGVGIIPEENSSIIYAPCNSELSSIFDTLHAISIEIQELELIIHFGIDTVSLKGKGFTKLKEGEKIKKGEKLIKYDLNYIKENAKSICTPVVIANMEKVDKIEKKTGKIKAGDLLMRVYLK
- a CDS encoding response regulator yields the protein MGKKVMIVDDLFYIREEIREILEKNGYEIVTEASNGKEAIDKAFLFEPDIITMDMNMPKINGIEASRKIKKRMPNVKIILVSTMAGFSNIKKIAKEVGINEFVSKPFDSLNLIEKIKKLN